In a single window of the Pieris rapae chromosome 9, ilPieRapa1.1, whole genome shotgun sequence genome:
- the LOC110998466 gene encoding rab3 GTPase-activating protein regulatory subunit, translated as MSCAIYYQCYFNVKFSKPLDTLFDIDYQIVVEALAGHTQRECNLKPSEKLFNPRMKYLTKLIRVAIETISCVDNSEQSKVYNDGDCLKWIENITSLADLWVINSDFVKRQYVIGLYHMGYDSLAENMLVLINEPKSLLPPLLAITIQRLKKSLENTKNQPEWIVAIPPQVYKKIQNTLPDSSIPPCPSLSSTVLLLQKLLIQIDKKDSETIDQADVKTAKLLIESCEVLLRRNL; from the exons atGTCTTGTGCAATTTACTATCagtgttattttaatgtgaaattttcAAAGCCTTTAGATACCTTATTTGATATCGATTATCAGATTGTAGTCGAAGCTCTTGCTGGACATACGCAAAGAGAATGTAATTTGAAACCATCAGAAAAGTTGTTTAACCCAAGAATGAAATACTTGACAAAACTCATTCGTGTAGCAATTGAGACGATTAGCTGCGTGGATAATAGCGAACAAAGCAAAGTTTATAATGATGGTGATTGTTTGAAGTGgatagaaaatattacaagtCTCGCCGATTTATGGGTCATAAATAGTGACTTTGTGAAACGTCAATAC GTTATTGGCTTGTATCACATGGGCTACGATAGTTTAGCTGAAAATATGTTAGTTTTAATCAATGAACCGAAGTCGCTGCTACCTCCGCTTCTTGCTATCACCATACAAAGACTAAAAAAAAGCTTAGAGAATACGAAAAATCAGCCAGAATGGATAGTCGCAATTCCACCACaagtttataaaaagattCAAAACACg CTTCCCGATTCTTCTATTCCTCCATGTCCATCTTTGTCATCAACTGTTTTGCTTCTTCAAAAGTTATTGAtacaaattgataaaaaagatTCAGAAACAATTGATCAGGCTGATGTAAAAACGGCGAAGCTCTTAATTGAAAGTTGTGAAGTTTTGTTACGaagaaatctataa